A genomic region of Miscanthus floridulus cultivar M001 chromosome 3, ASM1932011v1, whole genome shotgun sequence contains the following coding sequences:
- the LOC136545414 gene encoding protein CASPARIAN STRIP INTEGRITY FACTOR 1-like, whose protein sequence is MISEMGTLPCPWRSGHLFAFITFALFSTSFAGRHYSFLMDQDALRQQGEAARTEQKEALVPLVQARMLKVKTNDYSSYDPSPSMDKPHFKLIPN, encoded by the exons ATGATTTCAGAAATGGGGACGCTGCCATGCCCATGGAGATCTGGCCACCTCTTTGCTTTCATCACCTTCGCCTTGTTCTCGACTTCATTTGCTG GGAGACACTACAGTTTCTTGATGGATCAAGATGCCCTACGTCAACAAGGAGAG GCAGCACGAACTGAACAGAAGGAAGCACTAGTGCCATTGGTGCAAGCTCGGATGCTCAAGGTCAAGACGAACGATTACAGCAGCTATGACCCTTCCCCGTCCATGGACAAGCCACACTTCAAGCTCATACCGAATTGA